From the genome of Jaculus jaculus isolate mJacJac1 chromosome 17, mJacJac1.mat.Y.cur, whole genome shotgun sequence:
AAAAGGAAAAGTTTGCATAATGGATCCAATTTTACAAATAGTTTTAAATGTTTGTAATTACACATGATGCCctagaaaagaatgtgtatttgcCTTAGATTTGTCCCTAAAGAAATTGCTATCTTTTTCTGGCAAGTAAAAGCATAATTCCAATGCAATAAATATGAATCTATTTCAAAAAATGGAATTTCTGTGTACAGTATAATCTACATTGTTGAAAAACCTGGCTCTGGTGAGCTCGAGACGAGGCTGGAGGAAAGAAGTCTTAGGGAGAGAAGAGATCTGACCCTGGTAGTGCCCTGGGGCTCTCCAGGGCAGGAGAGGCAAGCCACTGGCCTAGACAGGGCAAAAGGgcacaggggtgggggaggggcacccCAGCTTGTCCGGATTGGGATAGACAGTACTTGGCTGTGGCTCTTCTGTCTTACCGCTAAGGGCATCAAGGTCCCTGACAGACTTGCCCAGGCAACTTCACAGGAAGGCACTCAAGGATCAGAGGGGATGGAACCTGAGAATACCTTTTGAAAAGATGGGGAGTCCAAAGGAGGTATTCTAGTTCACTTGGAGAGACTAGAGACTCAGAGAAACCAATCTCATGAAAAATCTGAAGAGCTGCCAAGAGTGATACCAAGCCACAGGCTTAGTGGAAAGCTGACCAGCCATGGAGTCTGTGTGTCCATCAGCACTGCCTTTGAGGGGAACCTTCTGGATTTTTACTTGGTGGACCTTGTCATAGAGAGACCACTCTGGATACATCACCATTCCATTCCAGTCTTAATTTCTCTAGAAAACATAGCCGTAAAGCACCTACAGACCAATATTCAGTGTTTCCTGTTCAGTCTCTGCGAGCACCTAAATGCTTGCTCAGGGAGGAAGTATCAGGCAGATCAACTTGAGAGTGACTTCACAGCCTTCTTGACTGGACCCTTGCAGAAAAACTTCCTGTGCCACTTGCTGTCATTTACCTACAAAGTGGATCAGGAACATCAGTCCTTGCTTAGTGCCAGATTGCTATATGAGGACCTCACAGGAACTCTTCCAACTGATGTCACCATTATGCATCAAGGAATGGAGACAGAGGCATTATCCAACTCATGGGAAAAGCATAGACTAGCCCATGAAAGACTCCTCCTCACAGAGCCTTCAACAATTTTTCCCTGGACCTATAAGACAAAAAGAATGTCCATACTTGCATATGGGTTTTATTTTACGCATATTTTCCCCTTTCGAACTTGCGAGGCTCCTGTGTGTGTACTGCCTCAAACAGACATCAGTCCTCCTGATAGAAAGGAGCTCAGGACTCATTAGGAGTGTCTCACTTTATCTGTAAGCTCTGCATATCCCATGCAGGTGTGACCAGTTAAGTCACATGCGTGTCAGGGACCTCTTTTCCCTATGACACAGAGATTCCCTGGCTCTTCATGGCATTCTCTTTGACCTAAAAGCTccagattctctaacctagggtgagaatGTAAGTTGTcgccctaggttagagaatctgctcttcTCACAAAAAGGGTCAATTTATTGAATAAACAAAGATGGCTGATGCATGGCCATGTGGAGGCCCAAGTCATTCTTGTTAAAATTGAGCCATATTTTTGAATTGATCCCTTCACTTACAAGTTGTTAGCCTACTGAAATGGGGATGTCTAAAATATGAGTGAACAGAGGCCCAAGCTTGTGTTTCTCTAGGAATTAGAGAGCCCACAAAAGTATCCTTTAATAGGCTGAAAGTGGATGACCTCTATgagtgccaagccagctgatAGGCCAGCAAAGCCTGCCTCAAATATCAAATGTTCAGAGATTTCAAAATCATAGAGAACATTTGAGTTAACTTCCATGGACTGCTCACTGACCCTGGTCACTGGTTATGAATAGGTGTCACCTTTTCTGAAATGTGCAAGGACACTGGTCCAGGATTATTGAGACAGAGCAACCACTCCAGGATGTGTAAGGAGCGGTGTGTCATTTCCATGGAATGACAGAGGTGGTAGGACTCTTACTTCTGGGTTGAATGCCCATCACATAGGATGTTTAATTACTTCTTtacttgttttgaatatgaatttATTTGCTTACGTTCTATCAGAATAAAAGTCCTAAGTACACAGGGACAGGTTCAGGCCATGGTGCCCCTCTTGCTCCAAAACTGTGTTgagcatattttcattttctttagccccccaaaacattttacTCATTTAgatatgggagagaaagagacaaacagagaagagaaagggacagatacagggaatAGGCACACTATGTGCTCTAGGCCACacaagtgcccccttgtacattggGCTCACGTACAtcctgggaatttgaacccagatcctttgttTCAGAGTCAAATGctgaaactgctaagccatttcccagttcCTGCGGctccatctcttttctttcttaccttTGTGTTTCATGTGAGGCTTTAATTCTAGTACcttgtgacctggaattcaggacgTAGCCACAGGGTGAGGGTGGGTGCAATGTCATGGTCTTCCTCtgatctctgctggcagtaaaagTGCCTGCCATGACTTCAAGCTCCATGTGTTTTTGATAATCAACTGCTCTGGTCATTGAAAATGAgagataaaatgaaaactttgcaAGATCAGTCAAAagttacaaacaggcctaaatatttgtccttcaACAAGGATACCCTAGAAAGAAATATGTATATGACTTACTTTTGTTCCCTAAGACATTGcaatcattttctggcaagtaaagatatcattcaAGTGCAATATACAGGAACCTGTATGGAAAGCTGGAGAAGCTGGGTGCAATGTCGTCTACAATGTCACCATAAAGCATAGTCATGCCTGTTCCTTTTCTTCCATGTCAGATGGAAATTTGTAATGGTTTTGAGGAGCAAGGAAGGCCACAACAAATTCTAACTGTGTTAACAGTGGACCATGTGTTATGTACTTACTATATTTTCCTTGATAATTGTGAACAGTACTGAATGAACGAGGGGCATGTCTGTGATTTTGCAATACTTGCCCTTCTGGGCCTTCATTCCACCTGTATCCATGGTAGGGTCATTAAGGTCCTTGAGAGCGTCAGAAACAGTACCCCAACCCTCAGAATACGTGTTTGAACCCTGAAACTCCTAATTCTTTCTGCCACGGCTTCAACAATTTTTTCCTGGTCCTATAAGGCCAAAAGAAGGTCCATACTTGCATATGGGTTTTATGTTACTCATATTTTCCCCTTTCGAACTTGGGAggctcctgtgtgtctactgcctcaaataGACattggtcctcctgctagaaaggaaCTTAGGACTCATTAGGAGTGTCTCTCTTCATCTCTaggctctgcatgtcccatgcaggTGTGACTAATTAAGTCACTGCATGGATGGGGCCTCAGTTCCCTATGACACAGAGATTTTCTGGGTCTTCGTTTCATTCCCTTTGTCCTAAAATCTCCAGATTCTCTTACCTAGGGTGAGAGTGTTAAGctgtcaccctaggttagagaatctgctcttttcagaaaaagggtcaATTTATCGAATGAACAAAGACAGCTGATGCATGGCCATGTGTGAGCCCAAGTCATTCTTGATGAAACTGAGCAAAATTTTtgggttcaccccctcacttacaagTTGTAAGCCTCCTGAAATTGGGATGTATGAAATATGAGGGAACATGTTATGAAGTGTGTCTTTCTCTAGGAATGAGAGAGCCCAAGAAAGTATCCTTTAATTGGCTGAAAGAGGATGATCCCCAACAGTGCCAAGTCTGATAgcccaggagagcctgcctcacatatcaaatgTTCAGAGATTTCAAAATCATAGAGAATGTCTGAGTTCACTTACATGGATTGCTCACATatccttgtcactggtgatttttAGGTGTCACCTTTTCTGCAGCATCTAGGGATGCTGGTTCAGCTTTCTTGAGAGGGAGTAACAACTCCAGGATATGTAAAGAGAGGTGTTTTGTTTCCACTGGATGACAGAGGCAGTAGGACTCTTACTTCTGGGTTGAACATTAATCACATAGGTTGTTTAATTCCTTCTTtacttgttttgaatatgaattgatttgcttaccttctatctgaagaaaattcaaaagtacacatgacaggtgctggccaaggcgGCCTTCTCTTCAGAAACTGTGTTGGGCACATATTCATTTGTTtcccaaaaatattttacttatttaaatatgagagagaaaggaacagatAGACAAGGGAAAGGGACAGTTAcggggaataggcacaccaggtgcTCTAGCCAACATGAGCGCCTCCTTGAGCATTGGGCTTGTATgcatcctggggattcgaacctgggtcctttggcttcatagtaAAATGGTATAATTGCTAAGGTATTTCCGAATTCTCGTggcttctgcctttttttttcttactttcttcattccacctgcatccaTTGCGGGGGGGGTCATGAAGGTCCTTGAGACTGTCTGAAAGGGTACTCATTAGTAGTGTCTTACTTCAATCTGtgagctctgcatgtcccatgcaggTGTGACCAGTTAAGTCACATGCATGTCAGGGGCCTCTTTTCCCTATGACAGAGAGATTCCCTGGATCTTCATGGCATTCTCTTTGACCTAAGAGCTccagattctctaacctagggtgagagtgTTAGctgtcaccctaggttagagaatatGCTCATtacagaaaaagggtcagatttttTGAATGAACAAAGCCACAGACATcagtcctcctgctagaaagatCTCAGGACTCATTAGTACTTTCTCACTTCATCTGTGAGCTCTGCTTGTCCCATGCTGGTGTGACTAGTCAAGTCACAAGAGTGGATAGGGCCTCATTTTCCTATGACACAGAGATTTTCTGGATCTTCATTTCATTATCTTTGACCTAAAAGCTCCAGACTCTCTAATGTAGGGTGAAAGCTTTAAGCTGTCACCCTATGTTACAGAATCTGCTcttttcagaaaaagggtcagatttgtTGAATTAACAAAGCTGGCTGATGCATGGCCATGTGGGAGCCCAAGTCATTCTTGTTAAAATTGAGCAATATTTTCAGGTtcactgttatgcccagttctcagcacccccagtgaccagcaaggagaaccaaacacgtattgaagggcaaggagctttattttgggcttaagctcagtctcctAACTTCTCCAACACAGTGGTTCTGtgcaagagccccaagtagtgggggggtagggtttttatagggatttgaacaaagaagaaggGGTGGGTACAtggttggttgatttaaacagtgtattcttctgattggcttaggattttggcaggcaaagttggaaggtgggggctaggggaattgaacttatctatgactagagaaatgtatggcataatcagtttccagtaactgttaaacccacccttaccagaaaataaaaacttagaccttgccaggaaacagaaacttaggcctactgaggactctgaagcctgtcatggcatccatctggttcctgagtccttcattccccctctctttgtaccatgaggagccaatcttggatcccaattgagttagtgagtggagtgtaatggtatatactgtgaccttaaaaccataagctgtactgtattaatgcaTTCCCTTCAAAAAGCAACTAAttattaataatgcaaggtcctattgtgattagcaacaaaaatataagtaatggccctgctaaagcaaacagcagagttgttaactatggggaatgactgaaccatgactcaaaccatcctctatcagtttctctttctttctttcattttttccaaattctcttgtaccttcaccattgagtctctaattatacctgaatggttgatataaaaacaacattcttcctttaaggccACTTGCTGGAGGAATAGTAAGTCCAAACTGTGTCTATTCCATAATCAGCTaaggaatatacatttttctctaagtgagtAATGGATGTTTCCAGCCTCTGAATGTCTAAGTCTATACTTTCTCTCCACTCATTGTATGTTTTCCTTGAAGGGTGAGTGCTGCAATGCCTGTTCCTGCCCCTGCCAGGCCTGCATTGGGAAATGTTGTCACCAACTGGACAGTGAATAAGGCACTAGGAACATACCCAGTAGCATACAGTCTTATTCcccagatctttccattttcccaggactcctgtctccctttttctgtaaACTTGAGGGAAACAAAATTATGGATCTCATTTACTTTAAGGGAGGGAGGTAACGTGGTCCATTTGGTCCCTGGTCTGGTTCAGTGTCATGGTGGTAAGGTCCCCCTTAGTAGG
Proteins encoded in this window:
- the LOC101607952 gene encoding centromere protein O-like, whose amino-acid sequence is MAHHVREDGESKGGILVHLERLETQRNQSHEKSEELPRVIPSHRLSGKLTSHGVCVSISTAFEGNLLDFYLVDLVIERPLWIHHHSIPVLISLENIAVKHLQTNIQCFLFSLCEHLNACSGRKYQADQLESDFTAFLTGPLQKNFLCHLLSFTYKVDQEHQSLLSARLLYEDLTGTLPTDVTIMHQGMETEALSNSWEKHRLAHERLLLTEPSTIFPWTYKTKRMSILAYGFYFTHIFPFRTCEAPVCVLPQTDISPPDRKELRTH